A window of Stutzerimonas stutzeri genomic DNA:
TTTGTCACTCCATGGATGTTTTAAGTACAGCGGTATTTCCTTGGGATTAGCGGTACTGGCGAACCACTACCGTCAGACCTTGGCCGCTCTGGCTGACATTGCTGCTGTGCCCGCTGCCGGTCTGTTCGATGAGGGCGCGATTGCTCGAACCCCGCTGCGCGATGGTGGCCCGGTTGTCCGAGCCGAACTGTTCGATGTGGGCGTCGTTGTCGAAGCCGTTCTGGCTGATCAGCCCGGTATTGCCCAGGCCGATCTGTTCGATAGACGCGCTATTGGCGTAGCCGCTCTGGATGATGTACGCCTCCAGTTCAGCGCCCCGTTGCTCGATGCGACCGGCCATGTCCTGGCCGGATTGCTGGACGACTGCCAGCGCGCCCTGCGCACTGATTGCGCTTTGGCTGAGCAAGGACAGGTCTCCGCTGATGCGGGGCAGTTCGGCGGGGGCGAGATCGGTAAGGCGTGCGGTATCGGCGTAGCTGCAAGAGGCCAGCAGCAGAACGGCGGGTAACAGCAGGTCATACGCAATCCGTTGCGAGCGGGTCATGGGGCCTGTCCTGGTTGGGCTCATATGCCGACATACTTGCCCCGAATCGGGACGGCGAACATCCATCCAATGATTGAAAATGCTGCGATTTGGTGCGTGGCAGCCATGTCTGCGGTGATGTTGCCGGTAGCTTCGTCCGCTCGGGCCAGCCGCCGACGGGCCCGCCGGGACGAGACGCCGGCGGCCGTTGAACGGCCTTTTAGATAATCGGGCAGCTGTGCGAAGCCTGTCGGCGTTGCGCCGACGAGCGGGGTCAGTTCAGTTTGCTCAGGTACTTGCTTAGCTCCGGATGCTCGCTGCCATGGCCGTCGGCAGTCTGCCAAAGGCGACGATCGACACCTTGGGCGATCAGGTGCGCGACAGCGGCCTCGATCGCCGAAAGCACGCAAAGCTGCGCCGGTTCGTTGGTGGTGTAGCCGGCCTCGGCCTCGAGCAGTTCCTTGAACTCGATGAACTTGTAGACGTTGGCGCTGCGGCCGACAGAGAAGATCGTCTTGGTGGTCATCACGTTGGAAAGTACCCGGCCGCTGCGCACATCGATGGCCCGCAGATTCACCGTGACCTGGTCGACGCGGTATTCCTGCGATACGCCGATACCGAGATAACGTGCGCCCTGGCCGCCACTGCGCACGTTGGTCTCGTACGCGACGATGGCGCCTTCCATGATGATGTTGGCCGCCAGCAGCGATGGCAGTTCGGACTGGATGTTAGGGGCTACATCCGGCTTGGCCTGCGAGGCGCGGATGATCTTGCGCTCGGTCAAAACGTTCTGCAGACCTTCGCGTTCGAGCACGACGAACCAGCCACTGGCCTGCATCGCATCGACCAGCATGCTCGCCGCGCCCTGGGTCACTGCGGTGGAGAACGAGCTGGCCGGCGTCGGCTTGTACTGGCCGGTCTGGTCGCGAAAACCGTACACCGCAGCCACCAGGGGCCCTTTCGGGCGCGGCAGTGCCAGCAGGTCCTGATAGGTCGAAGTACGTGGGGTCAGGGTTGGCGGGTGCTGGTCGGCAGACATGGGCTCGCGTACGGCGCAACCCTGAAGTACAGCCATCATCCCTATGGCTACGAATAGGCTTCTCATGGCCTTTGTTTCTCCTTGGTGGTCAGTTTTGCCCGACGATGATTTCGGATATTTCACCGGTGAGGCGGTCTTTGATTTCCACGATCAGCATGCCGGCATCGCCGTTGTAGACGCGCACGATAAAGTCATCGGTGGTCAGCGTGCCGGTCTCGCCTCTGCCAACGCCGGCAAGCAGGTCACCCAGCAGGCGAGATTCCAGCTGGCTGGTGAAGCGATCCAGTGATGACTGATTGCCCAGCAGCGATGAACGGTCCAGTGCGTCGGGGTCCTTCTTCTTGTTCTGCGCCTGGGCGTTGCCCAACAGCCAGGCACCGTTGAGCGGGCTGCCACCGAAGGATGGATTGACCGGGGTGTACACCAGTTCGGTGGCGCTGGCGCCGGCACTGAGTAGCAGGCTGGCGAGCAGAGCGCCGAGGGTTTTGCGGGTGAGCTGTTTCATAACTCGTCCTTGGCCATATCTATGTTGTCTTCGAACAGCGCTTCGATCTTGCGCCGGTTGATCTCCTGCACCACGAAGTCGGCCGCCTCGTAGGCCGGCTCCTTCATGTCCGCCACGTTGGGCTGCAGGAAGCGGCGATACAGCGTCCGGTTCTCGTGTTCCACCCAGACCAGAACGCCCCAGCGCGCCGAGGGCCTTTCCTTGATGGCGAGGTTGAAGTCCAGGCTGCTGATGTCGTTCAGGCGCTCGCAGAAGCGGACGTAGAACTCATGACCGGAGCGGGAAACCGTGTTGTCGGTGATGAAACCCTGCAGCTCGGCTTCATCGGCGTGGGCGGACAGGCCCAACAGCAGCAGAAGCAGTGCGGCAGCGCGTATCACGACACCGCCTCACCGACGTGCGCCAGCACCAGCGATGCGCCCTGGGCACGATTGCTGGCGCCGAGCTTGCGCAGGGCGTTGTGCACGTGACTCTTGATGGTGTGAATGCTCAGGTGCAGCTTTTCACCAATGGCTGCGTTGGACAGACCTTGCCCGGCGAGGGCGAGAATCTGCTTTTCACGCAGCGTCAGCTCGTCGATCACCTGATGCGCGTTGCTGAGCTGGCGATAGCGGCAGAGCAGCGTTTCCATCAGAGGCCGGGGCAACCAGTCGCCGCCAGCGAGCATGGCCTCGACGCCACGCACGAAAATGTTGCGCGGAGTAGCGCGGTAGAAGACACCGCGTATCCATGGATGCGTTTCGACCAGCCGCCGCGCCTGATCAGGCTGGGAGTTGATCAGCGCCACCGGAGCGTCGCCGAACTGCCGTAGCAGATGCACGCATTCGTCGCGGTCAAAACTGGCGACATCGAGCAGGATCAACGCGGCATCGGCCTGTTCCGGCCTAGGTGCGAGCATATGGAGGAGGGTGCAGTCGGGGCCGTCGTGGAGATGCTGGCGCAGCGTGCTGTGGAGAAGCTTGCTGGCGGAAAGCAGCATCACGCGAGGTTGGGCGGCCTGGAAGGCCGACAAAGCTTGATCTTTCATTCGCATTTCCCTTGCTGAATGTTGATGGGAGTCCTTGATCTTTCTTACTCTTCAGGTGGCGCGTTACGGTGCGCATTTGAAAATAGTTCAGCTATGCGACAAAAAAAAGTCAAAAGTAAAAATAAGTGTCAGATTGCCGACGAAGAGCTGGGGTGTTTCTGCTGGCAGCGCTTCGGTGCTGCTTTCCAGGGTCTGATTTCTGAATGAAGCCGCTCACTCGGCGTATGGCACAAGGAGATGGAAAAAATGGATGACCCGCTCTTCTGGCTGGTTTTTTTTTCGGCTGCGCTGGCGCTGAATCTGTCGCCTGGGCCGGACTTGCTTTACGTGATCTCGCGAACCCTGAGTGGTGGACGCCGCATCGGCATCATTTCCGCCTGCGGCGTGTGCAGCGGGGCGCTGGTTCATGTCGCCTTCGCTGCGTTGGGGATTTCGGCAATCCTTGCCACCTCGGCGCTCGCCTTTACCGTGGTCAAGTATGTCGGCGCCGCCTATCTGCTCTACCTCGGCTATCAGGCGCTGCGGTCGGCCGGTAGCGGGACGGCGCTAGCGCCCAAGGCCGCGCCACGAACCTCGGCCTGGAAAGCCTATCGCCAGGGCGTAATGGTCGATTTGCTGAACCCCAAGGTGGCCATCTTCTTCATGGCATTCCTGCCGCAGTTCGTTCGCCCCGAGCATGGTGCGGTGCCGCTACAACTGCTGGTGCTCGGCGTGTTGGTGGTCATGGTGGCGATCATTGTCGAAAGCGCTATGGTGCTGCTGGCAGCGCGTGCCACGCAGACGCTGCGAAACAATCCGGCCGTGAGCCAGTGGCTCGACCGGGTATTGGGCTCGGTCCTTATCGCGCTTGGCATCCGCCTGGGACTGAGCGAGCGCATCTGAAGGGGAATTGATCCGCCCCGTGCGGTTCTCAACAGGGGAGGGTCGCCAATCGGGCGCCCATGATGGGAGCTGCGTATGTCACATCAGAGCAAGAACACCTCGGCCAGTCTGATTCCCTGCTTGCGCTATCGCGAGGTGGCCACGGCGATCGACTGGCTCTGCCAGGCCTTCGGTTTCGAGTGCCAGCGCAGGTATCAAGACGAGCAGGTAGGCATCACCCATGCGCAACTCGCCTTTGGCAACGGCATGCTGATGGTGGGGCCGGTGGTCGACTCCGAGTACGGCCGACAGCTGCGCCAGCCTGACGAAATCGGCGGCGCGTCGACCCAGGGCATCTATGTAATCGTCAACAGCGCCGATGCCCTCTATGCACAGGCCAAAGCCGCTGGTGCGCAGATCGTCGTCGAGCTCAAGGACGAGGATTACGGCGGCCGCGGTTTCAGCTGTCGTGATATCGAAGGGCATCTGTGGAGCTTCGGCACCTACGACCCATGGGCTGATGAGGCTGCCGGGACGGTTGCCCAGGCCTGAAGCCGCCGCGCCGACCATCGGGGGGAATGATCTCCCCGTTGCTGCTGTCACCTTAACTACGACAGCAGACATGCGGAGGAACGACGATGGCCCACAGTAATCTCTACGGCGCCCTGGTGGTACTGACCGGCGCTTCCAGCGGTATCGGCCGCGCCGCTGCCCAGGCGTTTGCCCGGCAGGGCGCACGGCTGGTACTTGCTGCGCGCGACACCGAGGCGTTGGCGGAAACCGCCGATGAGTGTCGCGCGCTCGGTGGCGAGGTTCTGGTGGTGCCTACCGACGTGACCCAGAGCGACGATGTGGAAGCATTGGCCAGCGCCGCTGCGGAATTTGGTCAGGGCCGGATCGACGTGTGGATCAACAATGCCGGGATCGGTGCCGTCGGCGCGTTCGACGAGACCCCGCTGGATGCCCACGAACAGGTGGTGCAGACCGATCTGCTCGGCTATCTGCGCGGCGCGCATGTGGTGCTGCCGTACTTCAAGCAACAGCAGAGCGGTGTGCTGATCAACACCCTGTCGGTTGGCAGCTGGGTGGCGCAGCCGTTCGCGGCGGCCTATTCGGCCAGCAAGTTTGGCTTGCGCGGCTTGTCCCAGGCGTTGCGCGGTGAACTGGGCGCCTGGCCGGGCATTCACATCTGCGATGTCTATCCGGGCATCGTCGATACGCCCGGCTTTCGGGACGGCGGCAATTACGCCGGGCGCTCGTTGCAGCCGCCACCGCCGTTGCTCGATCCGCGTGAAGTGGCGAACGCCATGGTCAGCCTGGCGCTGCATCCGCGGCATACCACTTCGGTCGGCGCGACCGCGACGCTGCTGCGGCTGGCGCACTTCCTCACGCCTGGCTTCGATCGTATCAATGGCCTGCTGACTGGCTTTGCGCTTGGCCGGGCACAGCGAGTAGCGCCTTCGTCAGGCAATCTCTTTCATCCACCGCTGGGCCAGCGGCGCATCGACGGCGGCTGGCGCTCATCGCCGGACGACGACAAGCGTTGGCTGCTGATCGGCGGCGTTGCAGCCGGGCTGATCGGCCTCGGGGTGTGCCTGGCGCGGCGTCGCTAAGCGCGTCGCTCAGCGCACCTTCGGCGCGGCACTGACGCCTTCGAGCGTGGCGAAGGAGGTATCCTTGGCGGTCAGCAGGAAGTCGCGCATGAAGGGCGAGTCGAGCATGTCGGCGCGGATGCCTGCATGAAGAGTGGCGAACAGGCCTTTGTCGCCCAGTCGTTTGGCGGTGACGTAGCCACGCGAGCTGTACTCGTGCAGCGCCCAGTTCGGCAGGGAACACACGCCACGCCCCGAAGCCACCAGCTGCATCATCATCACGGTGAGTTCCGACGTTCGCACCTGTGCCGGCTCGATGTCCGCCGGCTCGAGGAAGCGGGTGAAGATATCCAGACGGTCGCGTTCGATGGGGTAGGTGATCAGCGTCTCGCTGGCCAAGTCTTCCGGGCGAATGTACGGGCGCGTGGCCAGCGTATGCTGGTTCGCCACGGCCAGCAGAGCCTCATAGGTGAACAGCGGCACGTAGGTGATACCGGGCAGCTCCAGCGGATCGGAGGTGACCACCAGATCCAGATCGCCGCGCGCCAGAGCCGGTAGCGGGGCGAAGGAGAAGCCCGAGGCCAGATCCAGCTCGACTTCGGGCCAGGCGTCGCGGAACTGGTCGATCGTGGGCATCAGCCACTGGAAGCAGCTGTGGCACTCGATGGCCATGTGCAGGCGTCCGGCTGTGCCGCCGGCCAACCGCGCGAGGTCACGCTCCGCGCTGCGCAGTTGCGGCAGCATCAGGTCAGCCAGTTGCAACAGGCGCAGGCCGGCACTGGTGAAGCGCACCGGACGGGTCTTGCGCACGAACAGCTGCAGGCCGACGCGTTCTTCCAGTTCCTTGAATTGATGGGAAAGTGCCGACTGCGTCAGGTGCAGACGCTCGGCTGCTTCGACGAGACTGTCGGTTTCCCGAAGTGCATGAAGCGTCTTCAGGTGACGAATTTCCAGCATGCCGAACTACCTTGCGAGGCGGGATCATTACGGCGCTGAATGACAGGCGCGGCATCCCGGAATGGATATGCGAATGAGCGGTGCTCATTCGCCGCAAGTGTGTCGCAGCATCTGGATACTGTCGAGCCGCTGCTATGCGCTGGTCAGCGCCTCATAACCAAAGCCGTGAGGCCATGTAGGCCAGGCCGCAGAAGAACAGCAGCGCGACGATGATCATCGCGCCGTCACGGGCCATCATCCCTAGACCGAGCGTGCTCAGCGCCGCACCGGCAATGGAGTTGCCGAACGGGATGAGCTCCAGCGGCGGCATGGTTGCCGCTATCGCCAGGCATAACACGGCGTTCAAGCGTGTCGCCGGGCCTTTGGTCAGGAACGTCAGCCGGCGCCGCAGCAGGCGATCGATGAAGCCGGAGATGTGGTGCAGGAAGGCGATGGCCTTGTCGTACTTGCTGCGCGAGGCGCTGCGCCTGAGCAACCACTTGGGCAACCAGAACCGCTCCCGCCCCAGTAGCAACTGAATTGCGATCAGCGAAACCATTGCCGCGAACACGCTGGGTAGTCCGGGAATTCCAGACAGCGGTGAAAGCACCAGCAGTCCTGGAACCAGCAGCAGCGCACCGAAACTGCGCTCGTCGGTCGCTTGCAACATGCACTCGATGCTCACCGGCTGGTCGGCTTCGCCGGCCTGCTCGAGACGCTGCAGCAGGCTTTCGAGATTCTGCGGTGGCTGATCGGAGTTCATGGATGCGCCTTGTAGAAGAGATTTTCTTTTAGAGGGCTGCCAACCGGAAATGCTCCAACATGAATATTTCTGCTTTTCAAATGCAATTGAGTGAGTTTGTTTCATGCTGTCGAGGCGTGGACAATCATCGCATTCATGCAGAACAACATTTGGAGTGAGTAATGGCTGTAGCGCACAACCTCGGTTTTCCACGTATCGGTGCGGACCGCGAACTGAAGAAAGCCCTGGAGGCCTATTGGAAGGGCGAGCTGGACGAGCAGGGACTGCGCCAGATTGGTCGCCAGCTGCGTGCGCAGCATTGGCAGGCCCAGGCCGACGCTGGCATCCAGTTGCTGCCGGTGGGCGACTTCGCCTGGTACGACCACGTCCTCAGCCACTCGCTGATGTTCGGCGTGGTGCCGCAGCGCTTCCGCCCGGCCGATGGCCAGCCGACGCTGGACACGCTGTTTGCCATGGCCCGTGGCGTGACCAACAGCTGCTGCGGTGGCGGTCAGGCCCAGGAGATGACCAAGTGGTTCGATACCAACTATCACTACCTGGTGCCGGAGTTCACCGTTGACCAGCAGTTCCAGCTGTCCTGGTCGCAATTGTTCGAGGAAGTCGAGGAGGCGCAGGCGCTGGGGCATTCGATCAAGCCTGTGTTGGTCGGTCCGCTGACCTATCTCTGGTTGGGCAAGCTCAAGGGCGAAGACGCCGAGCGTTTCGACAAGCTCGACCTGCTCGAAAGACTCCTGCCGGTCTACGGCGAGGTGCTCGACCGGCTGGCGGCGCAGGGTGTCGAGTGGGTGCAGATCGACGAGCCGATCCTCGCCCTCGACCTGCCTCAGGACTGGAAAAACGCCTTCGAACGCGCCTACAACCTGCTACAGCGCGCCCCGCTGAAGAAGCTGGTCGCCACCTACTTTGGCGGATTGGAGGACAACCTCAGCCTGGCGGCGACACTGCCGGTTGATGGACTGCATATCGATCTGGTGCGTGCGCCGGAGCAGTACCCGCTGATTCTCGACTGGTTGCCGACCTACAAGGTGCTGTCGCTCGGGTTGGTCAACGGACGCAACGTCTGGCGCTGCGATCTGGACAAGGCACTGGAACTGGCACGGCATGCCGCCGAGCGTCTGGGTGACCGGCTCTGGCTGGCGCCGTCCTGCTCGCTACTGCATAGCCCGGTAGACCTCGAGCGCGAAGACCGGCTCGATCATGAACTGAAAGGCTGGCTGGCCTTTGCCGTGCAGAAGTGCGCCGAAGTGGCGACGCTGGCCCGTGCCATCGACGAGCCAGCCAATGAGGATGTAGTGATTGAGCTGGCGCGCAGCCGTGCAGTGCAGGCTGCGCGTCAGCACTCGCCACGCATTCACAAGCCGCAGGTTCAGGCGCGCCTGAGGGCCATCGGGCCACAGCACAGCCAGCGCACCTCGGTCTTCGCCGCGCGAATCGAACAGCAGCGCGCACGGCTCGATTTGCCGGCTTTCCCAACCACGACCATCGGTTCATTCCCGCAGACGCCAGCGATCCGTCTGGCGCGGCAGGCCTACAAGCAGGGCCAGCTGTCGCTTGGCGATTACACCGAGGCGATGCAGGACGAGATCCGTCATGCGGTGGCGGTGCAGGAGCAGATCGGCCTAGACGTGCTGGTGCATGGCGAAGCGGAGCGCAACGACATGGTCGAATACTTTGCCGAGCAGCTCGATGGCTATGCCTTCACCCGGTTCGGCTGGGTGCAGAGCTACGGCTCGCGTTGCGTGAAGCCGGCGGTGATCTACGGCGACCTCAGCCGCCCGCAGCCGATGACCGTTGACTGGATTCGCTATGCACAGCAGCAGACCGACCGGGTGATGAAGGGCATGCTCACTGGTCCGGTGACCATGCTGATGTGGTCCTTCGCTCGCGAGGACGTGTCGCGTGAGGTGCAGGCGCGGCAGCTGGCGCTGGCGATCCGCGACGAGGTCTGCGACCTGGAGGCCGCGGGCATTCGCATCATCCAGATCGACGAGGCGGCGTTCCGCGAGGGCTTGCCGCTGCGTCGCGCGCAGTGGCAGCACTATCTGGACTGGGCGGTCGAGGCGTTCCGTCTGTGCGCCAGTGGCGTGCGTGACGAGACGCAGATCCACACGCACATGTGCTACAGCGAGTTCAACGACGTCATCGAGTCCATCGCGGCGATGGATGCCGATGTCATCACCATCGAGACCTCGCGTTCGCAGATGGAGCTGCTCGAAGCCTTCCGCGCCTTCGACTATCCCAATGACATCGGCCCGGGGGTCTACGACATCCACTCGCCACGCGTTCCGGACACCGCAGAAATGGTGCAGCTGCTGGAGAGGGCCGCCGAGCGCATCCCGGCCGAGCGGCTCTGGGTAAACCCGGATTGCGGGCTGAAGACCCGTGCCTGGCCGGAGACCGAGGCGGCGTTGGTGAACATGGTGGCGGCTGCCCGTCAGTTGCGCGCCTCGCGCAACGCCAAGGTGGCCTGACGTCGGCGCTGGTGCAGCCTTACGATGCGGAGGGCTGCGCCATCGGTGCGTCAGCCTTGGGCGACGTGATCGAAGTGGGTCAGTCGCTGGGCTGTTCGGCTGTCCAGATAACGCTGCAGTAGCGCGACCTCCGCAGGCTGCATGAACAGCCCGAGCTTGGTGCGGCGCCAGAGAATGTCTTCCGTCGTCTGCGCCCATTCCTCCACCATCAGATAGTCCACTTCGCGCGCATGCAGGCCGGCGCCGAAGCATTCGCCAAGATCCTGCAGCGCATCGGTGCCCTTGAGCAGCAGCCAGCTGCGGCTGCCGTAGGTGCGTGCCCAGCGCCGGGCGATCGGACCGGGCAGCCATGGATAACTGGCGCAGAGCGCATGGGCCAGGGCTGTAGGTTCCTCCAGGTGCTCACCGCCAGGCAGCGCCGCATCATGGGTCCAGGCTGCTTTCATTTCGGGGAACAGCGAAGCCAGCTGCGCCAGTGCCGCTTCGGCGAGCTTGCGGTAGGTGGTCAGTTTGCCGCCGAATACCGAGAGTAGCGGTCCCTCGCCGGCGCTGTCGCTTAGCGTCAGCGTGTAGTCGCGGGTGATCGCCGAGGGCTGGTCTGACTCGTCATCGCACAGCGGCCTGACGCCGGCATAGCTGTAGCGGATGTCGGTGCGGCTCAGCTGATGCTTGAAGTGCGTGTTGACGATGGCTAGCAGGTAATCGATCTCCTCGTCGGTGATCCGTACCTGCGTCGGATCGCCGTGGTACTCGTGGTCGGTGGTGCCGATCAGGCTGAACTGGCCGAGATACGGCGTGATGAACACGATGCGCCGATCCTCGTTCTGCAGGATGTAGGCGTGATCGCCCTCGTAGAGTTTCGGCACGACGATATGGCTGCCCTGAATCAGGCGCATGCTGTGGGGCGAGGTCTGCCTGAGCTGCTCCTGAATGAACGAGACCACCCACGGGCCGGCGGCATTGACCAGAGCACGGGCACGGATTGAAAAACGGCTGCCATCCTGGCGCTCCAAATGCAGGTGCCAGAGCGCCTTGCTGCTGCGCGCACTGACGCAGCGCGTGCGGGTGTGGATATGCGCACCTAGCTCGCGAGCTGCCATGGCGTTCAGCACGACCAGCCGCGCATCGTCGACCCAGCAATCGGCATATTCGAAGCCGTGGGTGATCTCATCCTTCAGCGGGCTATCGGCGCCGAAACGCAGGCTGCGCGAGCCGCCGAGCTTTTCACGCTTGCCCAAGTGATCGTAGAGAAACAGGCCGGTGCGGATCATCCATGACGGGCGTAGATGCGGACGGTATGGCAGCACGAAGCGTAGCGGGGTGATGATGTGCGGCGCCTTGGCCAGCAGCACTTCGCGCTCGGCCAGCGCTTCGCGGACCAGGCGCAACTCGTAATGTTCGAGATAGCGCAGCCCGCCGTGCACCAATTTGCTGCTGGCGGAGGATGTGTGTTCCGCCAGGTCGCCCTGTTCGCAGAGAAATACCGACAGACCGCGGCCGGCAGCATCCGCGGCGATGCCTGCGCCATTGATGCCGCCGCCCACCACAGCCACGTCGTAGACTTCCGCGAGCGGTGCAAGAAGAGGATGATTCATGGGCGCTTATAACTACCGATTCTTTGTCGCGTTACGTTAACGCCATTCATCAACCAATAGCACTACAAAGCCATGACACCTGCCATCGACCTGTTGAAAAAAGCCCGTGCTGAGCACGCCGTGCACAGCTACGAGCACGATCCGAAATCAGCCTCCTACGGCTTGGAGGCTGCGGAGAAGCTCGGGCTGGAGCCAGCGCGAGTATTCAAAACGCTGCTTGCCTGTAGCGAGAAGAATGAACTGCTGGTCGCCGTGGTTCCGGTGGCTGGCACCCTAGACTTGAAAGCGCTGGCCCAGGCAGCAGGGGTGAAGAAAGTCGAGATGGCGGATCCGATGGCAGCTCAGCGTGCCACCGGCTACCTGCTTGGTGGCATCAGCCCTCTGGGAC
This region includes:
- the ybaK gene encoding Cys-tRNA(Pro) deacylase, translating into MTPAIDLLKKARAEHAVHSYEHDPKSASYGLEAAEKLGLEPARVFKTLLACSEKNELLVAVVPVAGTLDLKALAQAAGVKKVEMADPMAAQRATGYLLGGISPLGQKKRLRTFIDSSAQAQTTIYVSAGRRGLEVELAPAVLAEHTKAAFASIGRS